Proteins found in one Methylosinus sp. PW1 genomic segment:
- a CDS encoding VOC family protein yields MEAPAPKIDGCLETALYVEDLARASRFYEDALGLEPMFADQRLIAYDCGPRSVLLLFAREAMGEAVVLPGGEIPPHEGRGRLHFALAIRPEDLGLWERRLAEKNVPIEARMQWPRGGRSLYFRDPDDNLVELATPGIWKNY; encoded by the coding sequence ATGGAAGCGCCCGCGCCGAAAATCGACGGGTGTCTCGAAACGGCTCTCTATGTCGAGGATTTGGCGCGCGCCTCGCGTTTCTATGAGGATGCGCTCGGCCTCGAGCCCATGTTCGCCGATCAGCGGCTGATCGCCTATGATTGCGGACCGCGCAGCGTGCTTCTACTGTTCGCGCGGGAAGCGATGGGCGAGGCGGTGGTTCTGCCGGGGGGCGAGATACCGCCGCATGAAGGTCGCGGGCGCTTGCATTTCGCGCTCGCGATCCGGCCCGAGGATCTCGGCCTGTGGGAGCGACGGCTCGCGGAGAAGAATGTGCCGATCGAGGCGCGGATGCAGTGGCCGCGCGGCGGGCGGAGCCTTTATTTCCGCGATCCAGACGACAATCTCGTCGAGCTGGCGACGCCGGGCATATGGAAGAATTATTGA
- the purN gene encoding phosphoribosylglycinamide formyltransferase has product MSRRLRTAILISGRGSNMDALIEAARAPDFPAEIALVVSNRPEAAGLAKAKAAGIAVAAVDHKIYAGREEFERSLQIVLETHRIDFLCLAGFMRLLTPWFIGQWRGRMLNIHPALLPAFRGLHTHERALADGVKIHGCTVHFVVPEMDEGPIVAQSAISVLDSDTPDSLAARVLEQEHLLYPRALRLVASGAVRVEGNRVVGVSPSPQAALAVPSSG; this is encoded by the coding sequence GTGAGCCGGCGGCTGCGCACGGCGATCCTCATTTCCGGGCGCGGCTCCAATATGGACGCGCTGATCGAGGCGGCCCGCGCGCCGGATTTTCCGGCCGAGATCGCGCTGGTCGTCTCCAATCGCCCGGAGGCCGCAGGCCTCGCCAAGGCCAAGGCGGCCGGAATCGCCGTCGCCGCGGTCGATCACAAAATCTACGCCGGCCGCGAGGAGTTCGAGCGCTCGCTGCAAATCGTGCTGGAGACGCATCGAATCGACTTTCTCTGCCTCGCCGGCTTCATGCGGCTGCTGACGCCCTGGTTCATTGGCCAATGGCGGGGGCGCATGCTCAATATTCACCCGGCGCTGCTGCCCGCCTTTCGCGGCCTGCACACGCATGAGCGGGCGCTCGCCGATGGCGTGAAAATCCACGGCTGCACCGTCCATTTCGTGGTTCCGGAAATGGACGAAGGGCCGATCGTCGCCCAATCCGCCATCTCCGTGCTCGATTCCGACACGCCCGACAGTCTCGCGGCGCGCGTGCTCGAGCAGGAGCATTTGCTCTATCCGCGCGCGTTGCGCCTCGTCGCTTCCGGCGCCGTCAGGGTCGAGGGCAATCGCGTTGTCGGCGTGAGCCCATCGCCGCAGGCGGCGCTCGCCGTCCCCTCCTCCGGCTGA
- the sufD gene encoding Fe-S cluster assembly protein SufD, with translation MTVQAIDKKSEAETAFAGAFEAMKGKGAPALRQASWEFFTRKGLPTRRVEAWHYTDLRASLRTVAPLGAPGAITLPPTTLGRVRLVVADGAFRPELSDAASLPAGVELSSLADVLAKEDASVLTALGLPENAGADAVVALNAALMQDGVVLRVAPATEVAKTIEILLVSTGDETRSSFTRSLVVVGDGAKAKIVETSLALAPSGAQENHVLAFAIGADAEVEHIADIGPQSEAAIRLFSLLVTAQAKASFKSLGFVEGGGLVRRQIFARLAGEEASVALDGISLLGGKDHADTTLVVEHAAAHCQSRERFRSVLDGQSTGVFQGKVVVRPGAQKTDGSMQSRALLLSENATMNNKPELEIFADDVVCGHGATCGRLDADQLFYLVARGLPKHEAEALLIEGFAGEIVEALGEEAVRDVYFERIRSWLGKRGGAK, from the coding sequence ATGACCGTGCAGGCGATCGACAAGAAGAGCGAGGCCGAGACGGCCTTCGCCGGCGCCTTCGAGGCGATGAAGGGCAAGGGCGCGCCCGCGTTGCGCCAGGCCTCGTGGGAGTTCTTCACGCGCAAAGGGCTGCCGACGCGCCGCGTCGAGGCGTGGCACTATACCGATCTGCGCGCCTCGCTGCGCACAGTGGCTCCGCTCGGCGCGCCGGGAGCGATCACGCTGCCGCCGACGACCCTCGGCCGCGTGCGTCTCGTCGTCGCCGACGGCGCCTTCCGGCCGGAGTTGTCCGACGCCGCTTCTCTGCCGGCCGGCGTCGAACTATCCTCTCTGGCCGATGTCCTCGCCAAGGAGGACGCTTCCGTCCTCACGGCGCTGGGCCTGCCGGAGAACGCCGGCGCCGATGCGGTGGTCGCGCTCAATGCGGCGCTGATGCAGGACGGCGTGGTTCTGCGCGTCGCTCCGGCGACGGAAGTGGCGAAGACGATCGAAATATTGCTGGTCTCCACCGGCGACGAGACGCGCTCCTCCTTCACGCGCTCTCTGGTCGTCGTCGGCGACGGCGCCAAGGCGAAGATCGTCGAGACGTCGCTCGCCCTCGCGCCCTCCGGCGCGCAGGAGAATCACGTTCTCGCCTTCGCGATCGGCGCCGACGCCGAGGTCGAGCATATCGCCGACATCGGCCCGCAGTCGGAAGCGGCGATACGGCTGTTCAGCCTGCTCGTCACCGCGCAAGCGAAGGCGTCGTTCAAATCGCTCGGCTTCGTCGAAGGCGGCGGCCTGGTGCGCCGGCAAATCTTCGCGCGGCTCGCCGGCGAAGAGGCGAGCGTCGCGCTCGACGGAATTTCCCTGCTCGGCGGCAAGGACCATGCGGATACGACGCTCGTCGTCGAGCACGCCGCGGCCCATTGCCAGAGCCGTGAGCGTTTCCGCAGCGTGCTCGACGGCCAATCGACCGGCGTGTTCCAAGGCAAGGTGGTGGTGCGCCCGGGCGCGCAGAAGACCGACGGCTCCATGCAGTCGCGGGCTCTGCTGCTCAGCGAGAACGCCACGATGAACAATAAGCCGGAGCTGGAGATTTTCGCTGACGACGTCGTTTGCGGCCATGGCGCCACTTGCGGACGTCTCGACGCCGACCAGCTCTTCTATCTGGTGGCGCGCGGCCTGCCCAAGCATGAGGCCGAGGCGCTGCTGATCGAAGGCTTCGCCGGCGAGATCGTCGAGGCGCTCGGCGAGGAAGCGGTGCGCGACGTCTATTTCGAGCGCATCCGCAGCTGGCTCGGCAAGCGAGGGGGAGCGAAGTGA
- the sufB gene encoding Fe-S cluster assembly protein SufB produces MAARQETVARVEEIDVDAYKYGFTTDIESEKAPKGLSEDIVRFISAKKNEPEWLTEWRLEAYRRWLTMQEPKWARVDYPAIDYQDLYYYSAPKSTPGPKSLDEVDPELLRTYEKLGIPLREQEALAGVEQRKVAVDAVFDSVSVATTFREELSKAGVIFCPISEAVREHPELVRKYLGSVVPVTDNFYATLNSAVFSDGSFVYIPPGVRCPMELSTYFRINEKNTGQFERTLIIADAGSYVSYLEGCTAPKRDENQLHAAVVELVALDDAEIKYSTVQNWYPGDSEGKGGIYNFVTKRGDCRGKNSHISWTQVETGSAVTWKYPSCILRGDNSQGEFYSIAVSNGYQQVDSGTKMIHLGKNTKSRIISKGISAGHSQNTYRGQVSAHRKAEGARNFTNCDSLLIGDKCGAHTVPYLESKNASAVFEHEATTSKISEDQLFYCMQRGLSEEEATALIVNGFVRDVLQKLPMEFAVEAQKLIAVSLEGSVG; encoded by the coding sequence ATGGCGGCTCGCCAGGAGACGGTGGCGCGCGTCGAAGAAATCGACGTCGACGCATATAAATACGGCTTCACCACCGATATCGAATCCGAAAAGGCCCCAAAGGGTCTCAGCGAGGATATCGTCCGCTTCATTTCGGCGAAGAAGAACGAGCCCGAATGGCTGACCGAGTGGCGGCTCGAGGCCTATCGGCGCTGGCTGACGATGCAGGAGCCCAAATGGGCTCGCGTCGACTATCCCGCGATCGACTATCAGGACCTCTATTACTATTCCGCGCCGAAATCGACGCCCGGGCCGAAGTCGCTGGACGAGGTCGATCCCGAGCTGCTGCGCACCTATGAGAAGCTCGGCATTCCGCTGCGCGAGCAAGAGGCGCTCGCCGGCGTCGAGCAGCGCAAGGTCGCCGTGGACGCGGTGTTCGACTCGGTCTCGGTGGCGACGACCTTCCGCGAGGAGCTGTCCAAGGCCGGCGTGATCTTCTGCCCGATCTCGGAAGCGGTGCGCGAGCATCCCGAGCTGGTGCGCAAATATCTCGGCTCTGTCGTGCCGGTGACGGATAATTTCTACGCCACGCTGAACTCCGCGGTCTTCTCGGACGGGTCCTTCGTCTACATCCCGCCGGGCGTGCGCTGCCCGATGGAGCTGTCGACCTATTTCCGCATCAATGAGAAGAACACGGGACAGTTCGAGCGCACGCTCATCATCGCCGACGCCGGCTCCTATGTCAGCTATCTCGAGGGCTGCACGGCGCCGAAACGCGACGAGAATCAGCTGCACGCCGCCGTGGTCGAGCTGGTCGCTCTCGACGACGCCGAGATCAAATATTCGACGGTGCAGAACTGGTATCCGGGCGACAGCGAGGGCAAGGGCGGCATCTACAATTTCGTCACCAAGCGTGGCGATTGCCGCGGCAAGAACTCGCACATCTCCTGGACGCAGGTGGAGACGGGCTCCGCGGTGACGTGGAAATATCCGTCCTGCATTCTGCGCGGCGACAATTCGCAAGGCGAGTTCTATTCGATCGCAGTGTCGAACGGCTATCAGCAGGTCGACAGCGGCACGAAGATGATCCACCTCGGCAAGAACACCAAGAGCCGCATCATCTCCAAGGGCATCTCCGCCGGCCATTCGCAGAACACCTATCGTGGTCAGGTGTCGGCGCATCGCAAGGCGGAGGGCGCGCGCAATTTCACAAATTGCGACAGCCTGCTCATCGGCGACAAATGCGGCGCGCATACGGTGCCCTATCTCGAGTCGAAGAACGCTTCCGCCGTGTTCGAGCATGAGGCGACGACGTCGAAGATCTCCGAGGACCAGCTGTTCTACTGCATGCAGCGCGGCCTCTCCGAAGAAGAGGCGACGGCGCTCATCGTCAATGGTTTCGTGCGCGACGTGCTGCAGAAGCTGCCCATGGAATTCGCAGTGGAAGCGCAGAAACTGATCGCAGTGAGCCTCGAAGGCAGCGTCGGTTGA
- a CDS encoding iron-sulfur cluster assembly protein, which translates to MTKTDDAVEPQEVVTGRELTREEQQPLPAGRSKEDVERLTQGIIAALKTVQDPEIPADIFELGLIYNIDITPEDVVYIDMTLTAPGCPVAGTIVEQVQSSVSLVPGVMAVIVKLVFEPPWDQSRMSDEARMTLDMW; encoded by the coding sequence GTGACCAAGACCGATGACGCGGTGGAGCCGCAGGAAGTCGTGACCGGTCGGGAGCTGACGCGGGAGGAGCAGCAGCCCCTGCCCGCGGGCCGGTCCAAGGAAGATGTCGAGCGGCTGACGCAAGGCATCATCGCCGCGCTGAAGACCGTGCAGGACCCTGAGATTCCTGCCGATATTTTCGAGCTCGGCCTCATCTACAATATCGACATCACGCCCGAGGACGTCGTCTATATCGACATGACATTGACCGCGCCGGGCTGCCCCGTCGCCGGCACGATCGTCGAGCAGGTGCAGAGCTCGGTGAGCTTGGTGCCGGGCGTGATGGCCGTGATCGTCAAGCTCGTCTTCGAGCCGCCATGGGATCAGAGCCGCATGTCGGACGAAGCCCGCATGACGCTCGACATGTGGTGA
- a CDS encoding cysteine desulfurase family protein, whose translation MSAPRAYLDHNATTPLRPQARDAMLAALETLGNPSSVHAEGRAARALIEAARGQIAAGLGTKSRNVVFTSGSTEAANLILTPFLQRDQTTAEIDLLLLGAGEHPAVLAGHRFPAARAETIGLDPEGALSLDALADTLQRNKSKRILLALQAANNETGAIQLVAAAAELVHAAGGLLVCDATQAVGRLETTFAALRADALFFSSHKIGGPMGAGALAFAEDRLHIREALLRGGGQESGRRAGTENVAAIAGFAAAFAVAKDCMVEEAERLGALRDRLEAKVAEIWPETVFLGAKGPRLANTSAFLTPGQKTQTLLMALDVEGVALSSGSACSSGKVKASHVLAAMGLEDKAALRASLGWSSTEEHVDLFGIAFAGVAKRIRARRTAA comes from the coding sequence ATGTCCGCTCCCCGCGCCTATCTCGACCATAACGCCACCACGCCGCTGCGGCCGCAGGCGCGCGACGCCATGCTCGCCGCGCTGGAGACGCTCGGCAATCCCTCCTCCGTCCATGCCGAAGGCCGCGCCGCACGGGCGCTGATCGAGGCCGCGCGCGGGCAAATCGCCGCGGGACTTGGGACGAAATCGCGCAATGTCGTCTTCACGTCCGGCTCGACCGAGGCCGCCAATCTGATTTTGACGCCTTTCTTACAACGAGACCAAACTACGGCGGAGATCGATCTGCTGCTCCTCGGCGCCGGCGAGCATCCGGCGGTTCTGGCCGGCCATCGCTTCCCCGCCGCGCGCGCCGAGACCATAGGGCTCGACCCGGAGGGCGCGCTGTCGCTCGACGCGCTGGCCGATACGCTGCAGCGCAACAAAAGTAAACGAATTCTGCTCGCCCTGCAGGCCGCCAACAATGAGACCGGGGCCATTCAGCTGGTCGCCGCCGCGGCCGAACTCGTCCATGCGGCCGGCGGGCTTCTCGTCTGCGACGCCACCCAGGCGGTCGGCCGACTGGAGACCACATTCGCGGCCCTGCGGGCCGATGCATTGTTCTTTTCCTCACATAAGATCGGGGGGCCTATGGGCGCCGGCGCACTGGCGTTCGCGGAGGACCGGCTCCATATCAGAGAGGCGCTTTTGCGCGGCGGAGGACAGGAGAGCGGACGCCGCGCCGGCACCGAGAATGTGGCCGCTATCGCCGGCTTCGCCGCGGCTTTCGCAGTCGCGAAAGACTGCATGGTGGAGGAGGCCGAAAGGCTCGGCGCGCTGCGCGACCGGTTGGAGGCGAAAGTCGCGGAAATCTGGCCGGAAACCGTGTTTCTCGGCGCAAAAGGGCCAAGGCTCGCCAATACGTCGGCGTTTCTGACGCCGGGGCAGAAGACGCAGACTCTGCTGATGGCGCTCGATGTCGAAGGCGTCGCTCTCTCGTCGGGATCGGCCTGCTCCTCGGGCAAGGTGAAAGCCTCCCATGTGCTCGCCGCAATGGGCCTCGAGGACAAAGCCGCGCTCAGGGCGAGCTTGGGTTGGAGTTCGACAGAGGAGCATGTAGATTTGTTTGGTATCGCTTTTGCAGGGGTCGCGAAGAGGATCAGGGCGCGGCGGACGGCCGCCTGA
- the purM gene encoding phosphoribosylformylglycinamidine cyclo-ligase, producing the protein MAAGQKGLTYAQAGVDIDAGNRLVDLIRPAVRATRRPGADGEIGGFGGLFDLKAAGFTDPVLVAANDGVGTKIKIAIESGLHGTIGVDLVAMCVNDLVVQGAEPLFFLDYYASGKLEPDAAAAVVSGIAAGCVEAGCALLGGETAEMPGLYSKGDYDLAGFAVGAAERSRLLPRAEVREGDLLFGLPSSGAHSNGFSLIRRIVAESGLAWDAPAPFAAGRTLAEALLTPTRLYVKPLLAALKRSEKILALAHITGGGFPDNLPRVLPKGLGAALDLGAFRPPPVFSWLALTGGVAEAEMLRTFNCGIGMVVVVAEDGATEAVTALREAGETPIAIGEITSAGDGPRVVTRGTLPL; encoded by the coding sequence ATGGCGGCAGGACAAAAAGGTCTCACTTACGCCCAGGCCGGCGTCGACATTGACGCTGGAAATCGGCTGGTGGACCTCATCCGTCCCGCCGTGCGCGCGACGCGCCGGCCGGGTGCGGATGGCGAGATCGGCGGCTTCGGCGGCCTCTTCGATCTCAAGGCGGCGGGCTTTACCGATCCAGTGCTGGTCGCCGCCAATGACGGCGTCGGCACCAAGATCAAGATCGCCATAGAATCGGGCCTCCACGGCACGATCGGCGTCGATCTCGTCGCAATGTGCGTCAATGATCTCGTCGTGCAGGGCGCGGAGCCTCTGTTCTTTCTCGACTATTACGCGAGCGGCAAGCTCGAGCCGGATGCGGCGGCTGCCGTCGTCTCGGGGATCGCCGCCGGCTGCGTCGAGGCCGGCTGCGCGCTGCTGGGCGGCGAGACGGCGGAAATGCCGGGCCTTTATTCCAAGGGCGACTATGATCTCGCCGGCTTCGCCGTCGGAGCCGCCGAGCGCTCGCGCCTGCTGCCGCGCGCCGAGGTGAGGGAAGGCGATCTCCTGTTCGGCCTGCCCTCCTCCGGCGCCCATTCCAACGGCTTCTCGCTCATCCGCCGCATCGTCGCCGAGTCGGGCCTCGCCTGGGACGCCCCCGCGCCCTTCGCGGCCGGGCGGACGCTGGCCGAGGCGCTGCTCACGCCGACGCGCCTCTATGTGAAGCCGCTGCTGGCGGCGCTGAAGCGCAGCGAGAAAATCCTCGCCCTCGCCCATATCACCGGCGGCGGCTTTCCCGACAATCTGCCGCGCGTGCTGCCCAAGGGATTGGGCGCCGCGCTCGATCTCGGCGCATTTCGGCCGCCGCCGGTCTTCTCCTGGCTCGCGCTGACGGGCGGCGTCGCGGAAGCCGAAATGCTGCGCACCTTCAACTGCGGAATCGGCATGGTCGTGGTCGTGGCCGAGGACGGCGCGACGGAAGCCGTGACGGCGCTGCGCGAGGCCGGCGAGACGCCGATCGCCATTGGCGAGATCACATCGGCGGGCGACGGGCCGCGCGTCGTCACGCGCGGGACGCTGCCGCTGTGA
- a CDS encoding glutathione S-transferase family protein — translation MIKLYSFGPYFGLPDASPFVLKTMALLKFAGLRYVEDHSGFGRAPKGKLPFIDDEGTIVADSTFIRLYLEKTYGIDFDAGLTPEQRAAGWAIEKMLEEHYYWLLVQARWIDDGNFARGPAQFFSRAPAIVRPLAKALIRKKIARTLTAQGLGRHTNEQLAELGRRDIDALSTLLGDKPYLFGAAPSAVDAAAFAMVTQTLISELVSPLRDAVASKPNLVAYRDRLLAAYFPSYAAG, via the coding sequence ATGATAAAATTATACTCGTTCGGTCCTTATTTCGGCCTCCCGGATGCAAGCCCCTTTGTGCTCAAGACCATGGCGCTGCTGAAATTCGCCGGACTTCGCTATGTCGAGGATCATTCCGGCTTCGGCCGCGCGCCCAAGGGCAAGCTGCCCTTCATCGACGACGAGGGGACGATCGTCGCCGATTCGACCTTCATCCGCCTCTATCTCGAAAAAACCTATGGCATAGATTTCGACGCCGGCCTCACGCCCGAGCAGCGCGCCGCCGGCTGGGCGATCGAGAAAATGCTGGAGGAGCATTATTACTGGCTGCTGGTGCAGGCGCGCTGGATCGACGACGGCAATTTCGCGCGCGGGCCGGCGCAATTCTTCTCGCGCGCGCCGGCGATCGTGCGACCGCTGGCCAAAGCGCTGATCCGCAAGAAGATCGCCCGCACGCTCACGGCGCAGGGCCTCGGCCGTCATACGAATGAGCAGCTCGCCGAACTCGGGCGGCGCGACATAGACGCGCTCTCCACCCTGCTCGGCGACAAGCCCTATCTCTTCGGCGCGGCGCCTAGCGCGGTGGACGCAGCCGCCTTCGCCATGGTGACGCAGACGCTGATTTCCGAGCTCGTGTCGCCGCTCCGCGATGCGGTGGCGAGCAAGCCGAATCTCGTCGCTTATCGCGACCGGCTGCTCGCCGCCTATTTTCCGAGCTATGCCGCCGGCTGA
- a CDS encoding cysteine desulfurase, with translation MNQPLLAEATPAYDVEAIRRDFPILAEKPYGKDLVYLDNAASAQKPRQVIERISQVYEHEYANVHRGLHYLANAATDAYEGARETLRRFLNAGDREEIIFTRGATEAINLVASSYGLAHIGEGDEIILSIMEHHSNIVPWHFLRERKGAVLKWIETDDDGVFSLEDFEKLITPRTKIVALTHMSNVLAAPTPIADIVRIAHSHGVPVLVDGSQGAVHLDVDVRALDVDFYIITGHKLYGPTGIGALYGKREWLEKLPPFAGGGEMIETVTRDYVTYNTPPHRFEAGTPPIVQAAGLGAALEYMQKIGRPAIRAHEADLTAYAHERLSVIPGLRIFGHAKDKGPIVAFDMPEAHAHDIATVIDRSGVAVRAGTHCAMPLLQRFNVTSTCRASFAMYNTRDEVDRLAEALLKAKALFS, from the coding sequence GTGAACCAGCCGCTCTTGGCCGAGGCCACGCCCGCCTATGACGTCGAGGCGATCCGCCGCGACTTTCCGATCCTGGCCGAAAAGCCCTATGGCAAGGATCTCGTCTATCTCGACAACGCCGCCTCGGCGCAGAAGCCGCGGCAGGTGATCGAGCGCATCTCCCAGGTCTACGAGCACGAATACGCCAATGTGCATCGCGGCCTGCATTATCTCGCCAATGCGGCGACCGACGCCTATGAGGGCGCGCGCGAGACCTTGCGCCGCTTCCTCAACGCCGGCGATCGCGAGGAGATCATCTTCACGCGCGGCGCGACGGAGGCGATCAATCTCGTCGCCTCCTCCTACGGCCTCGCCCATATCGGCGAGGGCGACGAGATTATCCTCTCGATAATGGAGCATCACTCCAATATCGTGCCGTGGCATTTCCTGCGCGAGCGCAAGGGCGCGGTGCTGAAATGGATCGAGACCGACGATGACGGCGTCTTCTCGCTAGAGGATTTCGAGAAGCTCATCACGCCGCGGACGAAGATCGTCGCGCTGACGCATATGTCCAATGTGCTGGCGGCGCCGACGCCGATCGCCGATATCGTGCGCATCGCCCATTCTCATGGCGTGCCGGTGCTCGTCGACGGCTCGCAGGGCGCGGTGCATCTCGACGTCGACGTGCGCGCGCTGGACGTCGATTTCTACATCATCACCGGCCACAAGCTCTATGGGCCGACCGGCATCGGCGCTCTCTATGGCAAGCGCGAGTGGCTGGAGAAGCTGCCGCCCTTCGCCGGCGGCGGCGAGATGATCGAGACGGTCACGCGCGACTATGTGACCTACAACACGCCGCCGCATCGATTCGAGGCCGGCACGCCGCCCATCGTGCAGGCGGCGGGGCTCGGCGCGGCGCTCGAATATATGCAGAAGATCGGCCGCCCGGCGATCCGCGCCCATGAGGCCGATCTCACCGCCTATGCGCATGAGCGCCTCTCCGTTATACCGGGGCTTCGAATCTTCGGTCACGCCAAAGATAAGGGACCGATCGTCGCTTTCGACATGCCGGAGGCCCATGCCCACGACATAGCGACCGTTATCGACCGCTCGGGCGTCGCCGTGCGCGCCGGAACCCATTGCGCCATGCCGCTATTACAGCGCTTCAACGTCACCTCCACCTGCCGCGCCTCTTTCGCAATGTATAATACCCGCGACGAGGTCGACCGCCTGGCGGAAGCGCTGCTGAAAGCGAAGGCGCTGTTTTCTTGA
- the ndk gene encoding nucleoside-diphosphate kinase: MAIERTFSIIKPDATKRNLTGKINALIEDAGLRIVAQKRIQLTRAQAETFYGVHKERPFFGELIESITSGPVVVQVLEGEGAIAKYRAVMGATNPASADPGTIRKEFAVSIGENSVHGSDAPETAAIEIPQFFSGNEIVG, encoded by the coding sequence ATGGCGATCGAACGCACATTCTCCATCATCAAGCCGGACGCCACCAAGCGTAATCTTACCGGCAAGATCAACGCCCTCATCGAGGACGCTGGGCTCCGCATCGTGGCGCAGAAGCGCATCCAGCTGACGCGCGCGCAGGCCGAGACCTTCTATGGCGTCCACAAGGAGCGCCCCTTCTTCGGCGAGCTGATCGAATCGATCACCTCCGGCCCGGTCGTCGTCCAGGTTCTGGAAGGCGAAGGCGCCATCGCCAAATATCGCGCCGTCATGGGCGCGACCAATCCGGCGAGCGCCGATCCGGGCACGATCCGCAAGGAATTCGCCGTCTCCATCGGCGAGAATTCCGTGCATGGCTCCGACGCGCCGGAGACGGCGGCGATCGAGATCCCGCAGTTCTTCTCCGGCAATGAGATCGTCGGCTGA
- the sufC gene encoding Fe-S cluster assembly ATPase SufC, whose product MIEIKNLHVSIGERKILDGLNLTVKDGEVAAIMGPNGTGKSTLSYVISGREGYDVTEGEVLLDGENILGLEPHERAAKGVFLAFQYPVEIPGVATMTFLKAAVNAQRRSRGEEELQTPDFMKLIREASTKLGINMDMLKRALNVGFSGGEKKRMDILQMSLLQPKFGILDETDSGLDIDALRIVSEGVNALRSPNRGFLVITHYQRLLDYIKPDTVHVMAKGKIQKTGGPELALELEKSGYRDYVGEAA is encoded by the coding sequence ATGATCGAAATCAAGAATCTCCACGTCTCCATCGGCGAGCGCAAAATTCTCGACGGGCTGAACCTCACGGTGAAGGACGGCGAGGTGGCGGCCATCATGGGGCCGAACGGCACCGGCAAATCCACGCTCTCCTATGTCATCTCCGGCCGCGAGGGCTATGACGTCACCGAGGGCGAGGTGCTGCTCGACGGCGAGAATATTCTGGGCCTCGAGCCGCATGAGCGCGCCGCCAAGGGCGTGTTTCTCGCCTTCCAATATCCGGTCGAGATTCCGGGCGTCGCGACGATGACCTTCCTCAAGGCCGCCGTGAACGCGCAGCGCCGCTCGCGCGGCGAGGAAGAGCTGCAGACGCCGGACTTCATGAAGCTGATCCGCGAGGCGTCCACCAAGCTCGGCATCAACATGGACATGCTGAAGCGCGCGCTGAATGTCGGCTTCTCCGGCGGCGAGAAGAAGCGCATGGACATTCTGCAGATGAGCCTGCTGCAGCCCAAGTTCGGCATTCTCGACGAGACCGACTCCGGCCTCGACATCGACGCTCTTCGCATCGTCTCCGAGGGAGTGAACGCGCTGCGCTCACCGAACCGCGGCTTCCTCGTCATCACCCATTATCAGCGCCTGCTCGACTACATCAAGCCGGACACTGTGCATGTGATGGCCAAGGGCAAGATTCAGAAGACCGGCGGGCCGGAGCTCGCGCTCGAGCTCGAGAAGAGCGGCTATCGCGATTATGTCGGCGAAGCGGCGTGA
- a CDS encoding iron-sulfur cluster assembly accessory protein — protein MNVMSLSDSAAERVRGLLAGAENANIGLRISVEKSGCAGMAYKMELAEPSPGDEVIEEKGARVIVAGQAVIYLLGTRMDLDVQQFSSSFVFQNPNQTSACGCGESVELNPVDPSAVEKHVAG, from the coding sequence ATGAACGTCATGAGCCTCAGCGACTCCGCGGCGGAGCGCGTGCGCGGCCTGCTCGCCGGCGCCGAGAACGCCAATATCGGGCTGCGCATCTCGGTGGAGAAGAGCGGCTGCGCCGGCATGGCCTATAAGATGGAGCTGGCCGAGCCCTCGCCCGGCGACGAGGTGATCGAGGAAAAAGGCGCGCGCGTCATCGTCGCCGGCCAGGCGGTCATCTATCTGCTCGGCACGCGCATGGACCTCGACGTGCAGCAATTCTCCTCGAGCTTCGTGTTCCAGAATCCGAACCAGACCTCGGCCTGCGGCTGCGGCGAGAGCGTCGAGCTCAACCCGGTCGATCCGAGCGCCGTGGAGAAGCATGTGGCCGGCTGA